The DNA segment TGGAATATGAAAACATGGAGCAAACGAACTGAATGTTATTAACTTTGTTAAATTTATAGTGAATAGAACACATAGTAAAATATATCATGAGAAATAAGAGGATAatacataaacaaataaagaaaaatgtaacaaatatcatcaaaaataaataaataaatgtataaataaataaataaataaataactaaataaataaataaataaataaataaataaataaataaataaataaataaataaataaataaataaataaataaataaataaataaataaaacaatcaaatctGAACCTCGTTTTGCAACATTCAAAACTAGAActgtaaaaatataaaaaaataaatactacAAAGAACAAGCAAATCTAACACATACCATCGAACCGAATTACTACATTATAGTTGATCAATTTTAAGGATGAtcgatggtttttttttacaatttttataaaactttGTTACATTTCTTAAACAGTAGGCGACGTTTTTTACACGCATTTACCTTAATATTGTGAAATAAATTCTAAAATACGTATAATAAGCACTAAAAGGCTAAACCTAAACACTTCTCTACCAACCCAACCGCACACACCCATCCGTCCCCGTATTACGACCGtaaccacacacaaactaacGCAAGGATACATTTAGCTCGACTTTCCGCAAAACTCAGCCCCGATTCGCACAAAAGCGCCAAACGCGCGCTCAGTTCGTGTCGAGCCGCTCAGCGGTACAGTGTTTACACATCGGTCTCCACCCCGTTCCGTGTCGTGTGTTGCTGTCCAGACAAAAAACAACGTGCCCAACGGAGTGTGTAACGGTGCTCGAGTCGGGGCCGGAGTCGAAAAACGGGCAACGGCTTATTGTTTCCACTGCTTGATTCACCGGGAAGCAGTCGGTCAAGTGGATCCAGGGCGGGTGTAATTATTCGCAAGACACTCGCACAAACGGTGTGTTGTTGTAACCCCTTCCCCGtggggtatgtgtgtgtgtgtgtttgaccCCTGTCAGTCAAGTGAAATAATTGTGAATAATTTAACatttgctgttttctttttgttctgaCGGTACATTATCGGTAGAATTAAAGTCGAATCAGTTTGCACTGGTGTGAGTGAGAGGTGAATTTTGCGCTCGAAACGATCAAACGATCTGCCCAACATCATGACGTCCACCGGAGAGAAAGACACATCAGCGGTGGAAATAAACATCGAAGAGAGCGCCGGCAGCGACATGCCAGATGCTGGCCGCACCACTGCCAACCCAGCGCACACCCTTGCCGCACGCCCCAACGGTCGCAATCGTAGCCGGTCGAACAGTGTGAGTATTGGTATTGTGTGTTTTCGCTTTATGCTTCTCCATCGGTACAGCTTGATCATCGCATGATGATCGCGGCCCGCGCCCTGAATCGCATCAGTCAGCGCGACGCACATAGTGCGGCGCGGGAAAGGCGCACGATGACGCATATTTGATTCGGCGTTGTGCGGAAGCGACTCCACACATAATGCTGAAGCTCGGTATTTTCCGCGCTATAAGATGAATTCTCAACCGCACGATTACAAGGCGATTGTTGTTCCGCCACCACGGACCCAGCAAACACCATTCGTTCGACTGTCACCCGAACCGGTTTGATGACATTACAGATTCCACACCGATCGAGTGACAACATTCTAACAACATGCTCTATGCTTCTTGCTTCCCCTAAAGGGCGCATTCCTGTGCTTATCGTCTGTCCTTGGAGCGGATTGCTTAGAGCTTATTAACGCGCGGTATTGATCGCTGCTTCCAGTGTTGTCATGCCGCTCATGAAATTCTATCCATATCGTGAGTGAATCCCCCTTTTATTGGCAGCTGATtggcgttgtttttgttttactgtgcTTTGCTGTACAGATTTGATTGGATTTGGCAGCTCAATTGTATTTAAATTTGTGCTACTTTCCCACCCTTACGCTGTGCCGGGGGGCTATTCGTAGCCCTCTTGCAAACAGTGACGTTAATCCTTCGCTTTGCGCATGGAGTAAGAGCATTTAATTGTgtttaatttacaattttcgTACCAGCATTACAGCATCGTTTTGCGATTGGTTTCGCTTGCTGCCAGTAGCGCATGATAAGTGCAATTAATGCCAGTAAACAGTGTGAACAGCGTGTGATAAGCGAACGAGTTCTAACACGAAGGCAGCATTCTTTGTGACTTCAAACGCAAGGGTGTCGAACTCTTTGGagtatataaacaaaaacatacagtAAAAACaatgcataaaatatttcttttataaACTATAATAAGGCTACATTTATGTTCGACACCCTTGACACATGTTCAACGCTTCTGCTTGATAAAAAAAGTCACagatacacaaaacactgaCCGTACGTGACATAACGACGGGCGCCAACGGTCCAATCCAATGCTTGTGGCTCATATCAACCTCCGATGACGCTTCCGCCTCGCGATCCGCTACACTTATCTTGTCTGCCGTATGTTTCCGCTTATGATTTGCTCATGTTTAAGTGCTTTTTTAACATCTCGAAACCATCGCGCATGCAATGCACTCGATGCAAACGAAACGCGGCAAGTAATATAACTTTCACCCTGCAATTTAAGCAATTTTGGCGCGTTCGTTGATCTCTCGCTGGGAAGCTTGCTGCGGATTGCGGGTCAGTAACAACTTTCGGCGCAGAAACTGGTCGATCTCTTCACGGGTGGTGTGaaatgggtgtttttttttttaaatgcagtTTGAGATGtaaaatgattgtttttattttctattctttctctctctcctttctcCGAAAGCAGCGTTCACCATCTCGCCGAGCAAAGCGTGACACAGAGAAGGCTCGTACCGATGCGATTCCCCTTCTGCCCATACCTAACGAATCGAATCTTCCTCGGCAGGAACCGCCAATGGCTGGGCCCGAgctggacgacgacgacgacgagctgGACGATGGGGTGGATCTGGACGATCCCAAGAGCAACCGGGGCATCGACAGCGGCTTCCTCGACCCGGTCGACAATGGGTCCGTCGATACGGGTGTGTCGCGGGCGGGACGACGCGGCGGTCGTCGCAATCAGGCACCGGCCGGGCCAACGTATCGCCCAGGGTTTGCACCGACATTCGATGCCGATGGGACACGTGTTGTGAGTAATGGGGGTGTGCAGCGTTGTGCTGTTCCAATGATTGTGTTATTAATGTGGCTTTACCCCTTTCCCCCAGGTTCAAACAACGGCCACCGGGCAGGTCATACCGGACGTGAATGTGTACCAGCAGAAGAAGAACCTTGCGCAGGGCATGATGGATCTGGCGCTACTGTCCGCCAACGCCAATCAGCTCCGGTACGTGCTGGAGTCGTACAGCCGCCATCCGTACTTCTACGTCAATCTGGTGTTCATCTCGACCAGCATCATTGCGCAGGTGGCGGTCGGCATTGGGCTGATCTGGAAGAGCCGGTACGACATCAAGAAGGAGAACGATTTTTGTAAAGCCGATCGGATCAACAATCTCATCACGATCGGCATCTTCATCATTACGCTCGTGAACGTGCTGATATCGGCGTTTGGTGTTGCCGAGACGCAGCCGGTCGTGTGACGGCACTGCGCTGTTTTGGGAGTTTGTGTAATTTAAACTATGTTGTCAGTATCATCTAGAGTAGCATTTAGGTTAGGATGTGATAGGAGCAAATAGTGGAGTTGCGACGATTTCGATCTAAATAACTTAACCATGGTCCATTGGTTgttttaatcaaaattaaatgatatattttatgaaCCTTTTTTAGTGAAAAGTTATTACTGTAAATTGATTATCAGTAATGTTACTAACGATAGGCATTTTCGTGAACACTACCACTAAAAAAGATATTAACATTCTTAATATATCATTCATTCACTGCGTGTGTTCGTTGACCTTAGAGTTCGTTTTTGCACCCACCACAAACCACTGCGGGCGTTTCAAATGTAAAGAGAGAAGAACAATTGATCAAACAGCTGTATAAACAATAAAgtgaaaaatgataaaaacatTCCTCAGTAAAtataaagtgttttttttctacacattTTAATGGCTGTAATCACTGTGTTATACTGCTGTGCACAATATTTCGTGCTTTTACATTATACTATTGCATGAAAGATATTGCATGAAAGATATTGATATTGTTTATGGATTGCAGGGTTATTGGACAACAGTGATACTTAGATTCAAATGCaaactatttaaattaatttttgtttccaaAAATCTTGGTCGCAATTCTTGgttaaaattttgataaaaagaACTTATAACCCAGGACTTACGTGCAGTCCTAAAAATTCATAcaaaatgagtgaaaatatcGGTAAAAAGAACTTATGACCCAGGTTGCAGTATCGGTAAAAAGAACTTATGACCCAGGTTGCACGCAAGTCCTAAAATTTCATACAAAATGAGTACAAATATCGTCAAGATTGGAGCACGGATTACGTAAAACGTATTTTATAATGTTAAgtcattaaaatttaaaaccaatttcattttattgtgCTCTATTTCCCAATCGGGGCGAGATTTTCAGTACATTTGCAGCCAATTTTAAGACTTGCGTCTGCGACTTGCGACTTCCAACATGAGCtctaagatttttttttttccaaaaattctTGTTCGCATAAATATTGGTCACATAGCTCTCGGTAGCAGAAGTGTTGGTCACAAAACTCTAGGTCACAAAAATCTTGATCACAAAATGTGAGCCTACCGTTTCCACCAGTTTTATATGACGCAAGCACCCATCACTGCCTACTTTCAGGAAAGAATTCAAGTTGCATGTTGTCCCTTTCACTCCTACAAAGATGACTTCTCTGTCACAAGGCATATCGTGTTCCGATTTCATACTCACAGCAAAGAATGAAATATCGTCTTTAGCACTTGTTAAGCCCTACCCGTTTTGTAAGGGATTGCATACAACTTTTCCCCACTGGGCTGCGAGCTTACGGATACTTGCGTTCAAGAACGCTTCAACCGAGTCAGGGGAGGCACACCTACAACGAACGTAATGTTgaattatatttatattacattaaattatttttatttcaaaaaacaATCCTTCCTGTCATAAGACATAGAAAATGTGATAAttgttgcaaaatattctGGTCAATGCCATCACCAATAAAGTGTTTCTTAATGTCATTATAATATATCAGTATCATACGAATAATGAATTCGAACAGCGACCACATTCCTTAACTAGATGGTACAATGCATCTCTCCCAGACGTCTGCATGATTTGGAGGTCAGTAAGTCTGGGTTAACCGTTCTCGTGCTCCGTTTCCGCCGTAAGAGAAGTTTGCGTTTGTGTTGATTACCATGAGAGAAAACTCGTGCGGGGAAAACTTTACCTCAAGCACGATCTCACACGTGCTATCTCTTCAAGAGCATATGCcgaaatgagagagagagcgcgcgcatGGATGATCTTTACCATGCAAAGTCCCGCTAGCCCCAGCTGACTGCACGAAGCAGCGGTGAGTTGGATCTGGCCTGTTGGACCGATCCGCACGCGGCGTTTTCTTCCCTACGGATGCTTTGCCCGCCGTCAGTGTCGCGTAACGTTTTCTAGGGGAGAACACAGGACCTGCGTTCAAGCCGATCTGATCAACGGGCAACGGCAACGTAGTTTTGCTGAAGTGTAGTAAAAGTGTATTTTAGACACACATCTTTGCGCTGTCCTGGTGAAGTGAAGTGATCGTCCGTATGTGAAATGTGATTGAATTGGGGTTTGATCAACCAAATCTGGATCAAGATAAGCTATACAAGTAGTGATCATGGTGTGATAGTGGGATGCATACGAAAGTGATGGTTGTAAGCTCGTGCTCCACAGTGTCTCTGTTGAAAGTAACGCACAGTGTAGCAAATCAGAGCCCGGTTTATTAACACGGGGCATCGGAACAGCTTGCTTACATAAGCTGTGATTTGAAGGGTGTTGTTCCCGGGGcctatttctttctttccaacGAGGGATACAACCCAGCTGAAAGCTTCTACGCAAAAGACAACCTCCACTGTAAGACTAGCGACAAAGACAACCGCAAGCAGCATGTATAAAGTCGATGAAAACTATCCTATCACAGGTAAGGAAAGTGGACAGTCGTTAAGAAGATTTTGAACATGAGAGTAGACTTTATACAAGAATTTACAACAGCAATTTAATCTCTGAAAATTTGGAAAAAGTTTGAACAATTTGTTAACTAGTTGACTCTATTCTGTGCGATCAGTCTTAGATTGAAATAATGAGACGTAGAAGTATGAAGATCGAAAGggcatttatttcaattttggaACAAGTGTTTCACGTTACAGTGTACACTAATTTCACACTATTATCTTACTTTCATTGCGATCATACTGCGATCAATGCTCAATTAAACAATTCAACATATTGCTAATGCTTTCACCCAGATTAGATCCTTCTTTTCTCACTCAGCACCAAAACACCATCAACCTTCTGTGTGAATGCTCACCCTAATTCCATCCCGTTCGCAAATAGGCCATTTCCGCGTGCCGATTGCCAATCCGAACCGAACcacacacaagaaaaaaaaacaaccctccCCCAGTTCAATCCCTGGAGTGGCCGCGGTGCGAATCGTAAGCCGACGGCCTGTACTTTACGACGCCGTTACCGCAGACTCGATCGGTAAACAATGTAGCTCGTTTATTTTCCTGCCACACCGGCCACCACGGTTTGCCACGGGAACCGGAGGGTGGTACATGGTGGTACATACCTCTCGAGTTTCCTTTCCTCGTGCGGCTTGACTTTCGTCGAAAGGGGTTCGCTTGGATGGGTCGAACCGCCAAGCCAGACCAGGCACAAACGCAATTAGGGTGACCGTTTGACGTCAAATACGACTGTGAGTTTGTGGCCAACTGTAGTGGCGTGCGACTCTCGACGCCATTTTCTTACACGACAATGAACGACAGCGAAGGGAGGAGACAGAAGGGAAAGTAGCCGTTTGTATGGGTAAAAAAGAATTGAATGGAAATGGGAGAAACCAAAACCGTTTCGCGGAGGAAGAAtaatggcaacaatattcctGCGGACTGATTGGGCGGACATGTTCATAAACATTCGTCACAAACACAGAAACGAGAAAGGTGTTTGAAATGTTTACGATTTCGGTGGCAAgtcattttttctgttttttttttttttcatacgtTCCAAAGCCGGCATTTATAATGTACGCTCCAGGTGCTTCTCGGGCACGTGGGCGCTCGGGCGCGCGCTTTACTCCAATTCTACCAACAACCAGGCGTACCCATCGCTCGTAACTTTATGCTGAAATATTAGTCCCGACCAACAGGCGGCTAGCTGTTTCTATGGAGACCGCACTTCGGAGAGCCGCAGAGCTAGCCGTTCCATCCAGCTGGCGGTGCAATTACTCAAACCAACCGACCAACGCCGGCCTCGGTCGTGCTGCGCTTGATCGATTTGgtattgagttttttgagtggAAAGTAAAGCCGCCGCCCGCTTGATTGATTAATTTGCTGCCGGCAACGGTCGGATCAGGCGAAGAAGCTCACAAATCGTCACAATATGATGCACATTTTTCATCCTCGTGCTGGGGAGATATGAAAGCGAAAAGAGTGAGTAGAAAACGATCGCAAAAATGCGCGGTACGGTGCTTGCTTGCTGCAATCGGCACGTTGATGATCGGGTAAAGATGGGTAGATTTTTGAATGGATGACGTGGGGCGTTCATtcataagaaaagaaaagggcttcatcgatccatggaGAAGCTGAGAAATTGTGCTAAgttttgttgataattttGTCTTAAAATATGGATAGTATTAATGCACTACACTGAGGCAAAGTATAATATGTTTGATATACAGGTTGTCCAGGAGtactcatagctgtgggacactttattgactccttcttacgtgaaaagaacttaatgtaatgtgaattggactctatagcacactagttggacaaatccaatacgAATTTCCAAGAAGTCTGTCCAAAAACgatgccatagagtccaatttccatcatatgaagttctaATAAGAAAGAATCTatgaagtgtcccacaactataaGAACCCCTGGACAACCCTGTAAATCTTGCCCATgtcgtttgtttgcaaaaaaatatcttttaGAATAAATCAgtcttttattattattattaatataaaactaaagaaaattttatttagtaATAATACGACTTTGTGTTCTGTTGAAATTGGTTCCAATAGAACAAGGATTAAACATCCATAAAGAGTCATTGGAGGAGATATTTTGCAATCAATAGTAAAGCAAACATTCgcaattttttaaaatatatctGTTTAATTACTCATTAAATGGTTCTGAATTAGTATGTATTGCTGTAGGTGATCATTATTACCAATCCTTCATGCGAAGGATGACAAAAAACAGTGCCATTTCCCTTCCCACATCACTCTCCAATCCAGATGGTTTGCCGTTTTGCCATCGAAACAAAGTTAACGATCACCGGCAGCATCTTCTACCACGAGCCAAAAACACGCTGTTTACCTCCAGTGGAATGCAACACGCTTGTTAAgcttaataaaaataattcctCACTCAAAAACGCCAATAATAAACCTCATTATGTgattcacaaacacacacactctctctctcacataCACGCGCGCCACGATTTTTAACGAATCACACACTGCAGCTCGTCCATAAGTTGGCTTATTTGTcaatg comes from the Anopheles coluzzii chromosome 2, AcolN3, whole genome shotgun sequence genome and includes:
- the LOC120951688 gene encoding ninjurin-A-like isoform X1 is translated as MTSTGEKDTSAVEINIEESAGSDMPDAGRTTANPAHTLAARPNGRNRSRSNSRSPSRRAKRDTEKARTDAIPLLPIPNESNLPRQEPPMAGPELDDDDDELDDGVDLDDPKSNRGIDSGFLDPVDNGSVDTGVSRAGRRGGRRNQAPAGPTYRPGFAPTFDADGTRVVQTTATGQVIPDVNVYQQKKNLAQGMMDLALLSANANQLRYVLESYSRHPYFYVNLVFISTSIIAQVAVGIGLIWKSRYDIKKENDFCKADRINNLITIGIFIITLVNVLISAFGVAETQPVV
- the LOC120951688 gene encoding ninjurin-A-like isoform X2, encoding MTSTGEKDTSAVEINIEESAGSDMPDAGRTTANPAHTLAARPNGRNRSRSNSRSPSRRAKRDTEKEPPMAGPELDDDDDELDDGVDLDDPKSNRGIDSGFLDPVDNGSVDTGVSRAGRRGGRRNQAPAGPTYRPGFAPTFDADGTRVVQTTATGQVIPDVNVYQQKKNLAQGMMDLALLSANANQLRYVLESYSRHPYFYVNLVFISTSIIAQVAVGIGLIWKSRYDIKKENDFCKADRINNLITIGIFIITLVNVLISAFGVAETQPVV